The genomic region AGCGGACAGCGAGTCGGTGGCGGAGGCAGAGGAGGCAGAGGAGGCGGCGGAGGCGGCGGAGGCGGCGGAGGACGGCCGGTCCGGGGCGTCCGGTGTTTCCGGGGTGGTCCGGGACCAGCGCTCCTCCAGGTGGGCGGCGACCTCACGGGGCGTGGGGTAGTCGAAGAGGAGCGTGGCCGGCAGGGCGAGCCCCGTCACCGTCGCGAGCCGGTTGCGCAGCTCGACGGCGGCCAGCGAGTCGAGCCCCAACTCGGCCAGCGGGCGGTCCGGTTCGACTGCCGACGGGTCCGCGCCGTGGCCGAGCGCCGTGGCGGCTTCCGTGCGTACCTCCGCCAGGAGCAGTGCGCCGTGTTCGCCCGCAGGCGTGGCGGCGAGCCGTCGCCGCAGGGATTCACCTCCGGCGGGCGCGGACTCCGTGCCGGCCGCGGCGATCCGCCGGGCGGGCCCACGACCCGGCACGCGCAGCGGCGCCCCGGCCGACCCGGAGGCCTCCGGGTTCATGCGGGCTGCCACCAGGACCGCGTCCCGGCCGTCGACGGCGGCGTCGAAGAGCGCGAGGCCCTCCTCGGTCCGCAGCGGGACGAAACCGGAACGGGTCATCCGGCGCAGATCCGCGTCGCGCAGGGCAGCGGTCATACCGCCGCTCTGCTGCCACGGCCCCCAGGCGAGAGAGACAGCGGGCAGGCCGAGATCCCTGCGGTGCTGTGCCAGCGCGTCCAGGTACGCGTTCGCCGCCGCGTAGTTGCCCTGGCCGCCGGAGCCGAACACCCCGGCCACCGAGGAGAACAGCGCGAAGACGGCCAGGTCGCTGTCCCGGGTCAACTCGTGCAGGGCCAGCGCCGCGTCCACCTTCGGCCGCAGCACCCGGTCCAGACGCTCCGGGGTGAGCGCCGGGATCACCCCGTCGTCCAGCACGCCCGCGGTGTGCACCACACCGGTCAGCGGGTGCGCCTCCGGTACGTCCGCGAGGAGCGCGGCGAGCGCCGTGCGGTCGGCGACATCGCACGCCGCTACCGTCACCTCGACACCCAACTCGGCCAGCTCCGCGCGAAGTTCACCGGTGCCGGGCGTATCCGCTCCGCGCCGTCCGACGAGCAGCAGGTGACGCACGCCGTGTGCGACCGCGAGATGGCGGGCGAACGACATGCCGAGGGAGCCGGAGCCCCCGGTGATCAGGACGGTGCCCGCAGGGTTCAGCCGGGGCCTGGGCCGTGAACCTTCGTCGGCCTCCGCCATGCCGGACGCACGGACCAGCCTCGGTACGTACGCGACCCCGGCTCGCACGGCCAACTGTGGCTCCGGGCTCGCCAGGACCCGGGCCAACACCCCCGAGGAGGCCGGGTGGTCGTCGATGTCGACCAGGGCGAAGCGGCCGGGGTTCTCCGTCTGCGCCGAGCGGAGCAGTCCCCATACCGGCGCACAGGTGAGAGCAGCATCCTCCGCACCGCTGCCTCTGCCGCTGCTGGCGCAGCCGTTGACGCTGTCTGCCTCCGCTCCTGTGTGGAGAGCGCCCGAAGTGAGCACCACCAGACGGGAGTTCGCCAGTCGCTCCTCGGCGAGCCAGTCCTGCACGAGCCGCAGCGCCCATCCGGCCGTACTGTGCGCGGCCGACGCCCGGTCCTGCCCGTCCGCCTCGGTGAGCGGCGGACAGGCGACGACGACAGCCGGTGCGTCGGCGCCCGCCGAGGCGGGATCCGCGTACGCCGTCGGCCGGACGCCCGCCGGCAGGAACGCGTCGCGCAGCCACGGGCCGGGCTCGCCCAGAACACCCCACCCGGGCGGTCCGTCCGGCGCGGGGGCGGGGGAATCCGGCAGGCGCGTCCAGTCCAGGCGGAACAGGCAGTCACGAGGCGTGCCTACGCCGCTCATCTGTTCGCGGGGGAGCGGTCGCAGGACCAGTGACCGCACGGTGGCCACGGGCGCACCGGTCCCGTCGGTCAGCTCCAGCCGTGCTCCGTTCTCCGCGCCCGGCGACACCCGTACCCGCAGTCGGCGGGCACCGGACGCGTGGAGCCGGACACCGCTCCAGGCGAACGGCAGCGACACCGCCGTGCTGTCGCTGCTGCTGCTGCTGCCGGTGCCGGTGCCGGTGCCGGTGCCGGTGCCGCTGTCGCCGTCGCCCGGTGCGGATCCGTCGAGTGTCATGGCGTGCAGTGCCGCGTCCAGCAGGGCCGGATGCAGGGTGAACAGACCGGCGTTGACGTGCTCCTCCTCCGGGAGCGAGACCTCGGCGAGGATGTCGGCGCCCAGCCGCCAGGCGGCCCGCAGGCCCTGGAAAGCCGGTCCGTAGTGGAGCCCGCCGCGCGCGAACCGGTCGTAGAGTCCGACGCCGGACCGCGCCCCGGACCCGGATCGGGACTCGGACCCGGACCCGGACCCGGTCCTGGACTCGGTCCCGGATCCGTCGTCGAGCGGCAGCGGGACGGCGCCCGCAGGCGGCCACACGGACGGCGTGGCTACTGGCTCCGGCAGCTCCTGCGGGCCCTCGGAAGCGAGGATCCCGGAGGCGTGGCGGCTCCATGTCCCGTCGTACGAGGTCGTGCGCGGCCGTGCGTGGAACACCACCGCCCGTCGCCCGCCCGCGTCCGGTCGCGCCACCTTCACCTGCAGTTCGACCGTCTCGTCGGCGGGCAGCGACAGCGGTGCCGTCAGGGTGAGTTCCTCCAGCACCGGGGTTCCCACCCGGTCACCTGCGTGAACCGCCATGTCGACGAACGCTGTTGCCGGCAGGAGCACGCTGTCCAGCACCGTGTGGTCGGCCAGCCAGGGCTGGTCCCGCAGGGACAGCAGGCCGTTCAGCAGCAGCCCGTCGTCGTCCGCCGTCGCCGTGGCGGACCGCAGGAACGGGTGAGGTGCGGCTTCCGGCTCCGCCGTGGCGGCGTCCGGCCGGTCGGCGTCGAGCCAGTAGCGCCCGCGCTGGAACGCGTACAGCGGCAACGCCGTACGCTGCGCCCCGCGTCCGGCGAAGACCGCGCGCCAGTCCACACCCACGCCGTGCGCGTGCAGCGCGGCCACCGTGGCGAGCAGCGCCTCGGCCTCCGGCCGGGACCCGCGCAGCGTCGGGACGACCAGGGGCGCGGGGCCGTGCGCGGGGGTGCGCGTATCGGAGAGGCAGTCGCGTGCCAGGCCCGTGAGCACGCCGTCCGGGCCGAGTTCGACGAAGTGCGTCGCGCCCTTCTCCCGCAGATACCGCACCGTGTCGGCGAAGCGGACCGGGCGGCGTACGTGGTCCACCCAGTAGCCGGGCGCGCACAGTTCCCCGTCCGTGGCGAGCCGGTCCGCCACGGCGGTCACCAGCGGAATCCCCGGCCGCGAGTAGGTGATGTCCCGCGCCACCGCGGCGAACGCGTCGAGCATGGGCTCCATGCGCGCCGAGTGGAAGGCATGGCTCACCTGAAGTCGCCTGGTCTCGCGGCCCTGTTCGCGCCAGTGCGCGAGGACGTCCAGTACCGCCGGCTCGTCACCGGAGACGACCACCGAGCGGCCGTTCACGGCCGCGATCTCCACCTCCCGCTCCCGGCCCGCCAGGAACGCGGCGATCTCGCCCTCGTCGGCCCGTACCGCGGCCATCGCCCCGCCCGCGGGCAGCGCGTCCATCAGACGGCCGCGGGCCGCCACCAGGGTGCAGGCGTCCGCCAGGGACAGCATCCCGGCGGCGTGGGCCGCCGCCACCTCGCCGACGGAGTGCCCCGCCACCAGGTCGGGGCGTACACCCCAGGACTCCAGCAGCCGGAACAGGGCCACCTCCAGGGCGAACAGCGCGGGCTGCGCGAACAGCGTCGTATCGAGCAGCCCGCCCCTCTCCGGTCCGTCCGACCCGTCCGAACTGCTTGTTCCCTCGGCGAACACCACGTCCCGCAGCGGCTTCGGCAGGAGCGGATCCAGCAGTGCACAGGTCTCGTCGAAGGAGCGGGCGAAGACGGGATGGGCCCCGTACAGCTCCCGGCCCATGCCGAGGCGCTGACTGCCCTGGCCGGTGAAGAGGAAGACCACCTGGCCCGCCGGGCGCGGGCCGCTCGTGCTCACGCCCGGCCGGTGCCGTCCTCCGGCCACCGCGTCGAGGGAGGCGAGCAGTTCGTCGCGGTCGGCGGCCACCACCACCGCACGGTGCTCGAAGGCGGCGCGGGCCGTGGCCAGGGAGAACCCGAAGTCCAGCAGGCTCGTCCCGGGGCGTGCGGCCACATCGGCGCGCAGCCGCCGGGCCTGAGCGAGGAGCCCCGGGGCGCTCCTCGCCGACACCGGGAACGGTACGGCTGTTCCCGCTCCCTCCCGCGCGGCCGGGGAGCCGATGTCCGGGACGTCCGGGGTGCCCGGGGTGCCCAGGGTGTCCGGGGCGTCCGGATCACCCGAGGCAACGGAGGCACCCGGATCTGCCGCAGCGGCCCGCTCACGTACCGTCGCGGCCTGCTCAGGTACCGCAGACGCCTGGTCGAGTACCGGAGAGAACTGGTCGGGTACCGCAGGCGCCTGCTCAAGTACCAGGTGTGCGTTGGTCCCACTGATCCCGAAGGACGACACCCCTGCCCGCCGTGGCCTGCCCGTCCGGGGCCACGGCATCGGCCGGGTCAGCAGCGACAGCGTGCCCGACGACCAGTCCACCCGCGGTGTCGGCTCGTCGGCGTGCAGCGTCCGGGGCAGCACCCCGTGCGCCATCGCCTGGACCATCTTCATCACCCCGGCCATCCCCGCCGCGGCCTGCGTGTGCCCGAAGTTGGACTTGACCGACCCCAGCCACAGGGGGTTCTCCCGCGTGTCCTGCCCGTAGGCCGCGAGGAACGCCTCCGCCTCGATGACGTCACCGAGCCGGGTACCCGTGCCGTGCGCCTCCACCGCGTCGATCTCCGCGGGGGCCAGCCGCGCGTCGGCCAGGGCCTGGCGGATCACCCGTTGCTGAGCCGGTCCGTGCGGCGCCGTCAGGCCGTTGCTCGCTCCGTCCTGATTCACCGCGGAGCCGCGGACCACGGCCAGCACCCGGTAGCCCGCCCGCCGCGCCTCCGACAGCCGGGTGACCAGGAGCATTCCCGCGCCTTCGGCCCACGCGGTGCCGTCCGCCGACGCACCGAACGCCTTGCAGCGGCCGTCGGGGGCCAGCGCGCGCTGCCTGCTGAACTCGACGAAGGAGTGCGGCGCCGACATCACCGTGACACCACCGGCCAGCGCGAGCGAGCACTCGCCCCTGCGCAGCGCCTGGACCGCCAGGTGCAGGGCCACCAACGACGACGAGCACGCCGTGTCCACGGTCATCGCGGGCCCTTCCAGCCCCAGGGCGTAGGCGATACGGCCGGACGCGACGCTGCCCGCGCTGCCGATGGCGAGATAGCCCTCCACCCGCTCCGGTGTGCGGACGAAACGGCTGGCGTAGTCGCTGTACATGAGCCCCGCGTACACACCGGTGGGCGTCCCGCGCACCGTGCCGGGATCGATCCCGGCGTGCTCGAAGGCCTCCCAGGCGACTTCGAGCAGCAGCCGGTGCTGCGGATCCATCGCCAGGGCCTCGCGGGGCGAGATACCGAAGAAGGCCGGATCGAACCGGTCCACGCCGGACAGGAAGCCACCCTCGCGTACGTACGTCCGCCCCGTCCGCCCGGGATCCGGGTCGTACAGCCCGTCCAGGTCCCACCCCCGGTCGGCGGGGAACGGGGTGATGGCGTCGACGCCCTCGTCGACCAGCCGCCACAGGTCCTCCGGGGACTCCACACCGCCCGGGAAGCGGCAGGCCATCCCGACGATCACCACCGGGTCGTCGGCCGGGTCCGCGCCCTCCGGGCGGGTGGCCGCGGCGTCCGCGGGCACGCCGGAGAGCCGTGCCCGGAGGTGAGCGGCCAGTTCCGTCGTGGTGGGGAAGTCGAAGGCGGCGGCCTCGGACAGGGGGAGCCCGGTCGCCGACGCCAGGCGGTCACGCAGCAGCGTCGACGTCAACGAGTCCAGCCCCAGGTCGCGGAACGCGGTCCCCGGCTCCACCTCGTCGACGGCGCAGCCCAGTACAGCGGCGACCTCGGTCCGTACCAGCGCGGCCAGATCCACCGAACCGGCCCCCGCCGCCGGGGAGACCCCGGCCTCCAGGAGCCGCGCGGGCCGGTCCGCGAGCGCGTACCGCTTGGCCTTCCCCGAGGCGGTGCGCGGGATCACGTCCACCTCGTACAGGGCGGCCGGGACCTTGAACGGCGACAGGTGTTCCCGGCAGGCGGCGAGGACCGCCCTCCTGTCGAGCGCGCCGGGTCTCTCCGGGACGAGATGGGCGACCGGCACCTCACCGAGCACGCCGTCCGGGCGGCCGGACACGGCGGCGTCCTTGACCCCCGGCAGCGCCAGCAGCACCGCCTCCACCTCGGAGGGGTGGATGTTCTCCCCGGCCCGGATGATCAGCTCGTCGACCCGGCCGGTGATGGTGACATCGCCCCGGGCATCGATCCGGGCCAGGTCACCCGTGCGGTACCAGCCGTCGCGCAGGACCTCGTCGGTGTCCTCGGGCCGACCGTGGTACCCGGCCATGACACCGGGCCCGCTGACCCACAACTCCCCTTCGCCCAGGGCCTCGCCGCCGTTGTCTCCGCCGAACCCGCTTCCGCCGTCGTTGCTGCCGTCGCCGATCCGCGCCCGCATGCCCGGCAGTACCTGCCCGCACGAACCGGCCGCCCGGTCGACACCCGCTGCGGTCATGGTGACGGGCCCCGCCTCGGTGCTCCCGTAGTGCTCGAGGAACGGCACCCGGCAGATCTCCTCGAATTCCCGCTGGAAACCGGGCGGTGCGGCCACGCCGCCACTGACGCAGCCACGCAGTGCGGGCACCTTCAGCCCTTCGCCGCGTACGGCTTCCAGGAGCTTTCCGTACGTCGTCGGCACACCGGCCAGCAACGTGACCGGGGCGTCCGTCCGGCGCAGTTCACCCAGGACGTCCGTCACGGAGAACCGCGGCAGGAGCACAGCGCCGGCCCCGGTCGCGGTCACCCCGATGACGCACAGGATCTGGCCCATGGCGTGGTGGAGGGGCAGCGGCCACAGCAGGCGGTCGTCGGCGGACAGGCCGAGGACGCCGACGAAGCCGGACACCACCGACGACAGGCGGCTGCGCTGGGTGGACAGCACGCCCTTGGGGGCGCCCGTCGAACCGGAGGTGTAGAGCAGCCACGCCACCTCGTCGAGCCCGAGGTCGTCCGGAGCCGGAACGGACGGTTCGGTGGTGGCCATGGACTCGTACGGGAGCGTGCCGTCGGTGTCCGCCGCGCTGCCGCCCTCACCCGCCGCCCCGGCCTCGTCCCGTACGCCGCCGGGCGTCCCGGTGTCCTGGACGAGCACCACGGTCAACTGCGGGCGCTCAGGTAACAGCAGCCGCAGCAGGCCCAGTCCGGCCCGGTCGGTGAAGACCACCCGGGCGCCGCTGTCGTCCAGCAGATGAGCCAGTTCCGCCCCGGTGCTCCGCGCGTCCATCGGTACACCCACCGCGCCGGCCCTGGTGACTGCGAGCAGGCTCTCGACGGCTTCGACCCGGTTACCGAGAAGGACCGCCGCCCGCTCACCGTGCCGCAGACCGAGCCCGGCCAGATGCCCGGCCAGCCGCCCGGTCCGCAGCTCCAACTCCGCGTAGGTCACCCGGGAACAGGAATCCTGGAAGGCGATCGTGGAGCCGCGGAGCCGGGCATGCTCCCGGAGCAGCTCGGGCAGGGGCCGGACGGGATCTGTGCGTGGTGTCACCGGGACGAACACTTCCTCTGCACGCGGGAGTTGATGGTGCCCACCGTATGGGGCTGCGGTGCGTACGTGAGAAGTGCCGTGTGGTCAGGGGGCGGGTTTCGAGAGGGCGAGGATCACCGCGTGGGCGCCCTTGCGCATCTTCAACAGGACGCGCGGCATGGTGTGTTCCTTCCTGTACCGGGGGGTGCGGAGAAGGCCGGACGGGTGGGCGGGACGGGAGGGATGGGCGGTACCGGGGTCGGGGCCGACCCCTCAACGCTTATTGAAAATGATAGTCGATACCGTGCGGGTGGAGCTCCACGCCTGTGCGTGCGGCGCCGTGTCGTCGCCCAAGGGGGCGATATCTGCCGGTACATGACGATCGGTCCGGTTCGGTGAAGGTGATACCGGATCTGTCCCGTGAGGCCTGTCGGGTGTCCCCGGGGGTGCTCCGGAGATATCCGGCCGCATAAATGACAACAGACCCCCCGATCTGGCGCAATGCCTGATCAGAGGGCCTGTTCGGCACCTTTTACAAGGTGCCCCCGGCAGGATTCGAACCTGCGCACCCGGCTCCGGAGGCCGATGCTCTATCCCCTGAGCTACGGGGGCGAACCGCCGCTGTGAGCGGCGACGGGTAGAACCCTACCAGCTCAGCGGGGGTGTCCATGAACAGCATTTCCGCGGGCGGGACGACCGTTGATCTCCCGCCGGTCTCGCGCCGGTCTGCCACCGGTTGCCCGTGCCGGGCGGAAGTGGGCAAAACCCGGACGTGGTGGTGCCGGCGGTTCTACGCTCAGGGGTGTGTCTGGCACGTACGGCCGGGTGCTTGTTGTCGATGACAACAAGGTCATCCGCCAGTTGATCAGGGTCAACCTCGAGCTGGAGGGCTTCGAGGTCGTGACCGCGGCCGATGGTGTCGAATGTCTGGACATCGTGCACCGGGTCGCCCCCGACGTGATCACCCTGGACGTCGTCATGCCGCGCCTGGACGGGCTGAGTACCGCCGCCCGGCTGCGCTCCGACCCGCGGACGAGCCTGCTGCCGCTCGCGATCATCAGCGCGTGCACGAACCACGAGGTGGAGAACGGGCTCGCGTCCGGGGTCGACGCCTTTCTGTCCAAGCCGTTCGAGCCCGCCGAGCTGATCCAGCTCGTGGGGCAGCTGATGCGGATCCGGCGGGACGGGTCCCCGGCGCGCGGGCCGGTCGGCGCCGGTCCCCAGGGCGCATCCCGGCCTGCCGGAAGGGCCGGGAGCGCGCTCGGCTGACCGGATGGCGAAACCGGTTCGCGGAGAGCCCCCCCTTCTCCCATACGCTTGTCCTGTGACTCCCGCAGAGCTCTCCCGTACCGTCGCGCACGCCGTGCGCCGCGCGGTGGACGAGGGTGCCCTGAGCGTGGCTGTTCCCGAGCGGGTCAAGATCGAACGGCCCCGGCCCGGCGGGCGCGGGGACTACGCCACCAGCGCGGCCCTCCAGCTGGCCGGTCCGGCCGGGATGCCGCCCCGGGCGGTCGCCGAGGCCCTGCGCGGGCGGATCGCCGGTACGCGCGGGATCGCGTGCGTCGAGATCACCGGCCCGGGATTCCTGAACTTCACGCTGGCGCCCGACACCTCGGACACCGTCGTACGGACCGTGCGGGAGCAGGGCCTGCGGTACGGCGGCGGCTCGCCCACCGCCTTCCGGAGCGCCGCGCCCGCAGACCCCCGCCTCGGGGCCGACGCCGGCCGCTGGGACGCCCTGGTCGGCGGTGGCGACGGACTGCTGGTCCGGCGCGGGAGCAACCCCCTCTTCCGGGTGCAGTACGCGCACGCCCGCAGCCGCGCGCTGCTGCGCAACGCCCGCGACCTCGGCTTCGCGCCCGCGTACGAGGAGCCCGCGTACGAGGAGGACGGTTTCGCGCCCGCGTACGCGCAGGACGGCGGCCCCGCGCCCACGTGCGAACAGGGCAGCGGGACGGGGACCGGAACCGCGTGCGCGACCGCGCCGCCCCCCGGCCGGTCCGCTCTCCTCGGGGCCCTGGCCGATTACCCCGCCGTGGTCGAGGCCGGGGCGCCGCACCGGCTCGCCCGGCATCTGGTGACGGTCGCCGACGCGTTCCTGGAGTTCCACATCAGCGTGCTGCCCGTCGGTGACGAGAAACCCTCGGCCGCCCACCGATCCCGGCTCGCTCTCGCCGAAGCCGCCGGGACGGTGCTGGCAGGCGGCCTGTCCCTGCTCGGCATCAGCGCACCCGAACACATCTGAAAGAGCGAAGAGATGAGCCGTTCCGCACACCCCGCCGGGCCCCGGCACGCCGACGTCTACACCGAGGGGCACTACTCGGCCCCCGCCGAGGACCTCAACTCCCTGGACGAGAAGGTGTGGTCGCGTACGGTCGGCCGCGACGCGGACGGCGTCGTCACCGTCGGCGGGATCGAAGTGACCCGGCTGGCCGAGGAGTTCGGCACCCCCGCCTACTTCCTCGACGAGGCCGACTTCCGCGCCAGGTGCCGGGCCTGGGCGGACGCCTTCGGGCGGGACGCGGACGTCTTCTACGCGGGCAAGGCGTTCCTCTCGCGCGCCGTCGTGAAGTGGCTCCAGGAAGAGGGGCTGAACCTCGACGTCTGCTCCGGTGGCGAGCTGACCACCGCGCTGGCCGCCGGGATGCCCGCCGCGCGGATCGCCTTCCACGGCAACAACAAGACCACCGAGGAGATCGAGCGGGCCGTCGACGCCGGCGTCGGACGCATCGTGCTCGACTCCTTCCAGGAGATCGTCCGCGTCGCGCACATCGCGCAGAGCCGCGGCAAGCGCCAGCGGGTACAGATCCGGGTGACGGTCGGCGTCGAGGCGCACACCCACGAGTTCATCGCCACCGCCCACGAGGACCAGAAGTTCGGGATCGCGCTCGCCGACGGGCAGGCCGCCGAGGCCGTCCGCAGGGCGCTCAAGCTCGACGGGCTCGAACTCATCGGTATCCACTCGCACATCGGGTCGCAGATCTTCGACATGGCGGGCTTCGAGGTCTCCGCGCGCCGGGTGGTGCAGCTCCTCGCCGAGGTGCGCGACGAACACGGCGTCGAGCTCCCCGAGATCGACCTCGGCGGCGGTCTCGGCATCGCGTACACCTCGGAGGACGACCCGCGCGAGCCGCACGAGATCGCCAAGGCGCTCGGCGAGATCGTCACCCGGGAGTGCGAGTCGGCGGGACTGACCACGCCGCGCATCTCGGTCGAGCCGGGACGCGCCATCGTCGGACCCACCGCCTTCACGCTGTACGAGGTCGGCACCATCAAGCCGCTGGAGGGGCTGCGTACCTACGTCAGTGTCGACGGCGGCATGTCCGACAACATCCGTACGGCCCTCTACGACGCCGAGTACAGCGTCGCCCTCGTCTCCCGTACGTCGACCGCCGAGCCGATGCTCGTCCGCGTGGTCGGCAAGCACTGCGAGAGCGGCGACATCCTGGTCAAGGACGCGTTCCTGCCCGCGGACCTCGCGCCGGGTGATCTCCTCGCCGTTCCCGCCACCGGGGCGTACTGCCGTTCCATGGCGAGCAACTACAACCACGCGCTGCGCCCGCCCGTCGTCGCCGTCAGGGACGGCGAGGCCCGGGTGATCGTCCGGCGTGAGACGGAGGAAGATCTCCTGCGCCTCGATGTCGGGTAGTGAAATAGTCGTCTCACGATCCGGACGGGGGATAGAAACTCCCGTCCGGTGAGTGAGACTGGTCCACACCGTAGAAGTATGAGAAGTGAGGTCGGATGATGCGTACGCGTCCGCTGAAGGTGGCGCTGCTGGGCTGTGGAGTCGTCGGCTCAGAGGTGGCGCGCATCATGACGACGCACGCCGACGACCTCGCGGCACGCATCGGTGCCCCCGTCGAGCTCGCCGGTGTGGCGGTCCGCCGCCCCTCCAAGGTCCGTGAGGGGGTCGACCCCTCCCTCATCACCACCGATGCGATGGCCCTGGTCAAACGGGGCGACATCGACGTCGTCATCGAGGTCATCGGCGGTATCGAGCCCGCCCGCGCGCTGATCACCACCGCCTTCGAGCACGGCGCGAGCGTCGTCTCCGCCAACAAGGCGCTGCTCGCCAAGGACGGCGCCGCTCTGCACGCGGTGGCCCAGGAGCACGGCCGGGACCTCTACTACGAGGCCGCCGTCGCCGGTGCGATCCCGCTGGTGCGCCCGCTGCGCGAATCGCTCGCGGGCGACAAGGTGAACCGGGTCCTCGGCATCGTCAACGGCACCACGAACTTCATCCTCGACAAGATGGACAGCACCGGCGCCGGGTACTCCGAGGCGCTCGACGAGGCCACGGCCCTCGGGTACGCCGAGGCCGACCCCACCGCCGACGTCGAGGGCTTCGACGCCGCCGCCAAGGCCGCCATCCTCGCCGGTATCGCCTTCCACACCCGGGTGCGCCTGGACGACGTGCACCGCGAGGGCCTCACCGAGGTCACCGCCGCCGACATCGCGTCCGCCAAGCGCATGGGCTGCACCGTCAAGCTCCTCGCCATCTGCGAGCGGGCCGCCGACGGCAAGTCCGTCACGGCCCGAGTCCACCCGGCGATGATCCCGCTCAGCCACCCGCTGGCCTCCGTCCGTGAGGCGTACAACGCGGTCTTCGTCGAGGCGGAGGCGGCCGGACAGCTCATGTTCTACGGTCCCGGCGCCGGCGGCTCGCCCACCGCGTCCGCGGTCCTCGGCGACCTCGTGGCGGTCTGCCGGAACAAGCTCAACGGGGCCACCGGGCCTGGCGAATCCGCGTACACCCGGCTGCCCGTCAGCCCCATGGGCGACGTCGTCACCCGGTACCACATGAGCCTCGACGTGGCCGACAAACCGGGTGTTCTCGCCCAGGTCGCCACGGTCTTCGCCGAACAGGGCGTATCGA from Streptomyces sp. NBC_01267 harbors:
- a CDS encoding type I polyketide synthase, whose product is MTPRTDPVRPLPELLREHARLRGSTIAFQDSCSRVTYAELELRTGRLAGHLAGLGLRHGERAAVLLGNRVEAVESLLAVTRAGAVGVPMDARSTGAELAHLLDDSGARVVFTDRAGLGLLRLLLPERPQLTVVLVQDTGTPGGVRDEAGAAGEGGSAADTDGTLPYESMATTEPSVPAPDDLGLDEVAWLLYTSGSTGAPKGVLSTQRSRLSSVVSGFVGVLGLSADDRLLWPLPLHHAMGQILCVIGVTATGAGAVLLPRFSVTDVLGELRRTDAPVTLLAGVPTTYGKLLEAVRGEGLKVPALRGCVSGGVAAPPGFQREFEEICRVPFLEHYGSTEAGPVTMTAAGVDRAAGSCGQVLPGMRARIGDGSNDGGSGFGGDNGGEALGEGELWVSGPGVMAGYHGRPEDTDEVLRDGWYRTGDLARIDARGDVTITGRVDELIIRAGENIHPSEVEAVLLALPGVKDAAVSGRPDGVLGEVPVAHLVPERPGALDRRAVLAACREHLSPFKVPAALYEVDVIPRTASGKAKRYALADRPARLLEAGVSPAAGAGSVDLAALVRTEVAAVLGCAVDEVEPGTAFRDLGLDSLTSTLLRDRLASATGLPLSEAAAFDFPTTTELAAHLRARLSGVPADAAATRPEGADPADDPVVIVGMACRFPGGVESPEDLWRLVDEGVDAITPFPADRGWDLDGLYDPDPGRTGRTYVREGGFLSGVDRFDPAFFGISPREALAMDPQHRLLLEVAWEAFEHAGIDPGTVRGTPTGVYAGLMYSDYASRFVRTPERVEGYLAIGSAGSVASGRIAYALGLEGPAMTVDTACSSSLVALHLAVQALRRGECSLALAGGVTVMSAPHSFVEFSRQRALAPDGRCKAFGASADGTAWAEGAGMLLVTRLSEARRAGYRVLAVVRGSAVNQDGASNGLTAPHGPAQQRVIRQALADARLAPAEIDAVEAHGTGTRLGDVIEAEAFLAAYGQDTRENPLWLGSVKSNFGHTQAAAGMAGVMKMVQAMAHGVLPRTLHADEPTPRVDWSSGTLSLLTRPMPWPRTGRPRRAGVSSFGISGTNAHLVLEQAPAVPDQFSPVLDQASAVPEQAATVRERAAAADPGASVASGDPDAPDTLGTPGTPDVPDIGSPAAREGAGTAVPFPVSARSAPGLLAQARRLRADVAARPGTSLLDFGFSLATARAAFEHRAVVVAADRDELLASLDAVAGGRHRPGVSTSGPRPAGQVVFLFTGQGSQRLGMGRELYGAHPVFARSFDETCALLDPLLPKPLRDVVFAEGTSSSDGSDGPERGGLLDTTLFAQPALFALEVALFRLLESWGVRPDLVAGHSVGEVAAAHAAGMLSLADACTLVAARGRLMDALPAGGAMAAVRADEGEIAAFLAGREREVEIAAVNGRSVVVSGDEPAVLDVLAHWREQGRETRRLQVSHAFHSARMEPMLDAFAAVARDITYSRPGIPLVTAVADRLATDGELCAPGYWVDHVRRPVRFADTVRYLREKGATHFVELGPDGVLTGLARDCLSDTRTPAHGPAPLVVPTLRGSRPEAEALLATVAALHAHGVGVDWRAVFAGRGAQRTALPLYAFQRGRYWLDADRPDAATAEPEAAPHPFLRSATATADDDGLLLNGLLSLRDQPWLADHTVLDSVLLPATAFVDMAVHAGDRVGTPVLEELTLTAPLSLPADETVELQVKVARPDAGGRRAVVFHARPRTTSYDGTWSRHASGILASEGPQELPEPVATPSVWPPAGAVPLPLDDGSGTESRTGSGSGSESRSGSGARSGVGLYDRFARGGLHYGPAFQGLRAAWRLGADILAEVSLPEEEHVNAGLFTLHPALLDAALHAMTLDGSAPGDGDSGTGTGTGTGTGSSSSSDSTAVSLPFAWSGVRLHASGARRLRVRVSPGAENGARLELTDGTGAPVATVRSLVLRPLPREQMSGVGTPRDCLFRLDWTRLPDSPAPAPDGPPGWGVLGEPGPWLRDAFLPAGVRPTAYADPASAGADAPAVVVACPPLTEADGQDRASAAHSTAGWALRLVQDWLAEERLANSRLVVLTSGALHTGAEADSVNGCASSGRGSGAEDAALTCAPVWGLLRSAQTENPGRFALVDIDDHPASSGVLARVLASPEPQLAVRAGVAYVPRLVRASGMAEADEGSRPRPRLNPAGTVLITGGSGSLGMSFARHLAVAHGVRHLLLVGRRGADTPGTGELRAELAELGVEVTVAACDVADRTALAALLADVPEAHPLTGVVHTAGVLDDGVIPALTPERLDRVLRPKVDAALALHELTRDSDLAVFALFSSVAGVFGSGGQGNYAAANAYLDALAQHRRDLGLPAVSLAWGPWQQSGGMTAALRDADLRRMTRSGFVPLRTEEGLALFDAAVDGRDAVLVAARMNPEASGSAGAPLRVPGRGPARRIAAAGTESAPAGGESLRRRLAATPAGEHGALLLAEVRTEAATALGHGADPSAVEPDRPLAELGLDSLAAVELRNRLATVTGLALPATLLFDYPTPREVAAHLEERWSRTTPETPDAPDRPSSAASAASAASSASSASATDSLSALFRTACARGKAWEGIALLTIASRFRAVFDSAEALGAPPAPLTVATGGVGPRLICFPALSALSGPHEYIRFGRDLQGLRPVSVLPNPGFLPGEALPGTLDAFVAVQAAAVLASAGDEPFALLGRSAGGWVAHAVAERLEHAGVHPSAVVLVDTFPGDNPRGGRSGSGSRHGDGPALSPMTVHMLDKAARFAPAETDRLTAMAGYLDLFSDWEPKALSAATLFVRAGDGLPGIEAAGAWRLPHAEVTVPGDHFTVLEDHARTTALAVHDWLSARR
- a CDS encoding response regulator — protein: MSGTYGRVLVVDDNKVIRQLIRVNLELEGFEVVTAADGVECLDIVHRVAPDVITLDVVMPRLDGLSTAARLRSDPRTSLLPLAIISACTNHEVENGLASGVDAFLSKPFEPAELIQLVGQLMRIRRDGSPARGPVGAGPQGASRPAGRAGSALG
- the nrtL gene encoding ArgS-related anticodon-binding protein NrtL; the encoded protein is MTPAELSRTVAHAVRRAVDEGALSVAVPERVKIERPRPGGRGDYATSAALQLAGPAGMPPRAVAEALRGRIAGTRGIACVEITGPGFLNFTLAPDTSDTVVRTVREQGLRYGGGSPTAFRSAAPADPRLGADAGRWDALVGGGDGLLVRRGSNPLFRVQYAHARSRALLRNARDLGFAPAYEEPAYEEDGFAPAYAQDGGPAPTCEQGSGTGTGTACATAPPPGRSALLGALADYPAVVEAGAPHRLARHLVTVADAFLEFHISVLPVGDEKPSAAHRSRLALAEAAGTVLAGGLSLLGISAPEHI